DNA from Nitrospira sp.:
CACGGTTGAAGTCCTGAATCCGCCGCTGGTAGGCCTCCAACTTCATCTTGAAATGTTCTTGCTTCTCCTTGCGGGCTTCCTCGGACAGGGTCGCGTCCTGCATGCCCTTCTCGATCTCCTTCAATTCCTGGTCGTCGGAATCGATGATTTTCTGGCGCGCGGTGGAATAACTTTTGAGTTCCTCGAGCGCCCGTTTCCCGGCAACGCTCCGCTCGATGACCTGCTGCTGGTCCATCATCGCCACCTTCATACGTTCGGCGGCCTGCACCGGCTGCGTGAACCCCGCTGCCAGCACCGGCAGGCTCGCGACCACCATCCAGCTTCGCATGTTCATGGACTCCCTCATCATGGATAGGTTTTGTTGAACTCTTCGATCAACTGCGGGGAGACATCCACCGCTTCGTCGAAATAGAGCGTCGGCCCCCCGCGGCCACGATCGAAAATCGCCTGCAGGCCCATTTGTTTGGCCACCTTGCCGGACAACGCTTCGATCTTGTCGCGGAACCCGTCCAACACAGTTTTCTGCTTGTCCTGCACTTCACGATTCAGGTCGGTGACCTTCTGCTGATACTCGGTCATGCGGCGGCGGAATTGTTCTTCCCGTTCGCGCTTGGCGTTCGCGCTCAACACGCTGCCCTGCTTCATGAAGTCTTCCTCCATCCGGCGCAGCTCTTTTTCTTCCAGCTCGATGAGCGCCTGCCGATTCTTCGTAAAGGACGCCAACAACTCCTTGGCTCGTTTCCCGGCGTTGGTCTCGTTCAAGACCCGCTGAGGATCCACCACGCCGATGCGCGTGGAGGTCGGCACCGTCGAGTTGTCGGACCGGCACCCGCCGACCAACAGCGCCGTGATCAGAAGCGCCGGGCCCAACCAGGCCAGGCCTGTTTCTCTCGATCCTGTCTGGAACACCCATACCCCCATTCCGGCGTTTCCTTTCCCGCACAGCACGTCACAGCCCTCGCGTCAGAACAACGATCCGATCGTGAACTCGAAGACCCCGCGGCGTTCGTTCGGCCTGGGATCGAGGTTGATTCCATAGGCGGCCCGCAAGGGACCGAACGGGGAAATCCACCTGGCCTCGAACCCGGCCGCGCTCCGCAGATTGAACGTCACCGGTTCGCCGTCGTCGAAACCGTTTCCATAGTCGAAAAAGAACACCCCGTTCAGTTTCGCTTCGGACGAAATGGTAAAGATGAAATCATTGTTGAAAATCAGCTCCTTGGCGGAACCCAGGAGCGATCCGGACGGCGTGACCGGTCCCGCCCGCCCGAAGACGAACCCGCGCATGGTATTGATGCCTCCGACGAAAAACCGCTCGGTCAAAGGAATGGGCTTGCCCTCGAGCCCCTCGGTCT
Protein-coding regions in this window:
- a CDS encoding OmpH family outer membrane protein, whose product is MNMRSWMVVASLPVLAAGFTQPVQAAERMKVAMMDQQQVIERSVAGKRALEELKSYSTARQKIIDSDDQELKEIEKGMQDATLSEEARKEKQEHFKMKLEAYQRRIQDFNREVQEKQRSMVAEYAQKIRAAAEVVAQKEGYSAVLDRGSDSTVKIVIYSHPSVDLTEQIIKEFDRQNK
- a CDS encoding Outer membrane protein H precursor; this encodes MLCGKGNAGMGVWVFQTGSRETGLAWLGPALLITALLVGGCRSDNSTVPTSTRIGVVDPQRVLNETNAGKRAKELLASFTKNRQALIELEEKELRRMEEDFMKQGSVLSANAKREREEQFRRRMTEYQQKVTDLNREVQDKQKTVLDGFRDKIEALSGKVAKQMGLQAIFDRGRGGPTLYFDEAVDVSPQLIEEFNKTYP